A stretch of Numenius arquata chromosome 11, bNumArq3.hap1.1, whole genome shotgun sequence DNA encodes these proteins:
- the FEM1B gene encoding protein fem-1 homolog B codes for MEGLAGYVYKAASEGRVLTLAALLLNRSESDIKYLLGYVSQHGGQRSTPLIIAARNGHTKVVRLLLEHYRVQTQQTGTVRFDGFVIDGATALWCAAGAGHFEVVKLLVSHGANVNHTTVTNSTPLRAACFDGRLDIVKYLVENNANISIANKYDNTCLMIAAYKGHTDVVRYLLEQRADPNAKAHCGATALHFAAEAGHLEIVRELVKWKAAMMVNGHGMTPLKVAAESCKADVVELLLAHADCDRRSRIEALELLGASFANDRENYDIMKTYHYLYLAMLERYRDSENIIEKEVLPQIEAYGNRTECRTPQELESIRQDRDALHMEGLIVRERILGSDNIDVSHPIIYRGAVYADNMEFEQCIKLWLHALHLRQKGNRNTHKDLLRFAQVFSQMIHLNEPVKAKDIESVLRCSVLEIEQGMSRIKTTQDSDIHTAMDNYECNIFTFLYLVCISTKTQCSEEDQSRINKQIYNLIHLDPRTRDGSSLLHHAVNSSTPVDDFHTNDVCSFPNALVTKLLLDCGADVNAVDNEGNSPLHIIVQYHRPISDFLTLHSIIISLVEAGAHTDMTNKQKKTPLDKSTTGVSEILLKTQMKLSLKCLAARAVRIYNISYQNQIPRTLEEFVKFH; via the exons atGGAGGGGTTGGCCGGGTACGTGTACAAGGCTGCGAGCGAGGGGCGAGTGCTGACCCTGGCCGCCCTGCTCCTCAACCGCTCCGAGAGCGACATCAAGTACCTGCTGGGGTACGTGAGCCAGCACGGCGGGCAGCGCTCCACGCCGCTCATCATCGCCGCCCGCAACGGCCACACCAAGGTGGTCCGGCTGCTCCTCGAGCACTACCGCGTCCAGACCCAGCAGACCGGCACCGTCCGCTTCGACGG ctTTGTCATTGATGGAGCCACAGCTCTCTGGTGTGCGGCAGGAGCCGGCCACTTTGAAGTCGTCAAGCTGCTGGTGAGTCACGGCGCCAACGTGAATCATACTACAGTGACCAACTCGACCCCCCTGAGGGCTGCGTGTTTCGACGGCAGGCTGGACATTGTGAAATACCTGGTGGAGAACAACGCCAACATCAGCATCGCCAACAAGTACGACAACACTTGCCTTATGATCGCGGCTTACAAAGGCCACACGGACGTGGTGAGGTACCTCCTGGAGCAACGCGCCGATCCCAACGCCAAAGCCCACTGCGGTGCCACGGCGTTGCACTTCGCGGCTGAGGCCGGCCACCTGGAAATCGTGAGGGAGCTGGTCAAGTGGAAGGCGGCCATGATGGTGAACGGGCACGGGATGACTCCGCTGAAAGTGGCTGCCGAGAGCTGCAAGGCCGATGTCGTGGAGCTGCTGCTTGCTCATGCCGACTGCGACAGGAGGAGCCGGATTGAAGCTCTGGAACTGCTGGGTGCCTCGTTTGCGAACGACAGAGAAAACTATGATATAATGAAGACTTACCACTATTTATATTTAGCGATGCTGGAGAGGTACCGGGACAGCGAGAACATAATTGAAAAAGAAGTTCTTCCACAAATTGAAGCTTATGGAAACAGGACTGAATGCAGGACTCCTCAGGAATTAGAGTCCATTAGGCAGGACAGAGATGCCCTTCACATGGAAGGCCTCATTGTGCGAGAGAGAATTCTGGGCTCGGACAATATCGATGTTTCTCACCCCATTATTTACCGGGGGGCTGTTTATGCAGATAACATGGAGTTTGAACAGTGTATCAAGCTATGGCTCCACGCGTTGCATCTGAGGCAAAAAGGCAACAGGAACACTCATAAGGACCTGCTGAGGTTTGCTCAAGTCTTTTCTCAGATGATACACTTAAACGAGCCCGTTAAGGCCAAGGACATCGAGAGCGTTCTGAGGTGCAGTGTCTTGGAGATAGAACAAGGCATGTCCCGGATCAAAACCACCCAGGACTCTGACATCCACACAGCCATGGACAACTACGAATGCAACATTTTTACCTTTCTCTACTTAGTCTGCATCTCTACCAAGACTCAGTGCAGCGAAGAGGATCAGTCGCGGATCAACAAACAGATTTACAACCTGATTCACCTCGATCCCAGGACTCGGGATGGCTCCAGTTTGCTGCATCACGCCGTCAATTCCAGCACGCCGGTCGACGACTTCCACACCAACGACGTCTGCAGCTTCCCCAACGCGCTTGTCACAAAACTCTTGCTGGATTGTGGTGCCGACGTGAACGCTGTGGACAACGAAGGAAATAGTCCCCTCCACATCATCGTCCAGTACCACAGGCCCATCAGTGACTTCTTGACGTTGCATTCCATCATCATTAGCCTGGTGGAGGCCGGTGCTCATACAGACATGACGaataagcagaagaaaacccCTCTTGATAAAAGTACGACGGGGGTGTCCGAAATACTCCTTAAAACTCAAATGAAGCTGAGTCTCAAGTGCCTGGCTGCCCGAGCAGTACGGATCTATAACATCAGCTACCAAAACCAGATCCCCAGAACTCTGGAAGAATTTGTGAAGTTTCACTAG
- the CALML4 gene encoding calmodulin-like protein 4 — translation MAVMRCLGASPTPGEVQRHLHLHKIDRNAELDFSTFLNIMYRQMKQEEPEKEILTALSMIDRQKRGVITVSELRAKLTRLGEKLSEEEVDDLLKEAKVGPNGTIKYEEFARIICLPTVDY, via the exons ATGGCAGTGATGCGGTGCCTGGGAGCCAGCCCCACGCCGGGAGAGGTGCAGAGGCACCTGCACCTGCACAAGATTG ACAGAAACGCAGAACTGGATTTCTCCACTTTCCTGAATATAATGTACAGGCAGATGAAGCAGGAAGAGCCCGAGAAGGAAATTCTCACGGCCTTGTCCATGATagacaggcagaagagagggGTTATCACCGTTTCAGAGCTGAGAGCCAAACTTACAAGACTGGGAGAAAAGCTTTCCGAGGAAGAAG TTGATGACCTGCTAAAAGAAGCCAAAGTTGGACCAAATGGAACGATAAAATACGAAGAATTCGCCCGCATCATTTGTCTTCCTACAGTCGACTACTGA
- the CLN6 gene encoding ceroid-lipofuscinosis neuronal protein 6: MQGAARRRPFPAAAPGSPQPAGPLYPGRHGAVKNEDTFKTSPFHFDLWFYFTLQNWVLDFGRPIAMIILPLEWFPLNKPSAGDYFHMAYNVITPFLLLKLIERSPKTLPRSMVYVSIIMFVMGASIHLVGDSVNHRLIFSGYQHHLSVRENPIIKNLKPETLIDSFELLYYYDEYLGHSMWYIPFFLILFIYFTGCFTPVEEESRMPVAALLLMGPSSLYYWYLVTEGQIFILYIFTFFAMMALVMHQKRKGLVLDSNGLFLFYSFIITLLLIAVWVVWLWNDKILRKKYPGVIYIPEPWAFYTLHMNNLHAAKESL; encoded by the exons ATGcagggcgcggcgcggcggcggcccttcccggcggcggccccgggctcCCCCCAGCCCGCCGGGCCGCTGTACCCGGGCAG GCATGGAGCAGTCAAGAACGAGGACACCTTCAAGACCTCCCCGTTTCATTTTGATCTGTGGTTCTACTTCACTCTGCAGAACTGGGTGCTGGACTTCGGGCGTCCCATCGCGATG ATAATCCTACCTTTGGAGTGGTTTCCTCTAAACAAACCCAGCGCCGGAGATTATTTCCACATGGCTTACAACGTTATCACCCCATTTCTGCTGCTAAAG CTCATCGAGAGATCCCCCAAGACCTTACCGAGGTCGATGGTCTACGTCAGCATCATCATGTTTGTCATGGGAGCCAGCATCCACCTGGTTGGAGACTCTGTAAACCACCGCCTGATTTTCAGTGGCTACCAGCACCATCTGTCTGTCAGAGAGAACCCCATCATCAAGAACCTGAAGCCAGAGACACTG ATTGATTCCTTTGAGCTGCTGTACTACTACGATGAATATTTAGGTCATTCGATGTG GTACATCCCTTTTTTCCTGATACTCTTCATCTACTTCACCGGCTGCTTCACCCCCGTGGAAGAGGAGAGCAGGATGCCGGTGGCTGCCTTGCTTCTGATGGGGCCCAGCAGCCTTTATTACTG gTATCTCGTGACGGAAGGTCAGATTTTCATCCTCtacattttcactttctttgcCATGATGGCTTTAGTGATGCACCAGAAACGCAAAGGACTCGTCCTGGACAGCAATGGGCTTTTCCTCTTCTACTCCTTCATCATAACACTGCTCCTCATTGCTGTCTGGGTGGTCTGGCTGTGGAACGACAAAATTCTCAGGAAGAAGTACCCTGGCGTGATCTACATCCCCGAGCCCTGGGCATTTTACACCCTGCACATGAACAACCTCCACGCAGCAAAGGAAAGTTTATAA